The Lewinellaceae bacterium genome includes a region encoding these proteins:
- a CDS encoding CRTAC1 family protein: protein MKKSIKGLGLLVILGLSSVGYFFYYDTRDPYVKDVDHNVPEDLIPTFKEIPFNFFHSFDHKKSLPLLGSCLIDIDEDGTDEVFIGGGSEQSDVLFKYSNGYFEDISDLVNLPEKSTAVTLGAVSFDMDDDGFNDLLLARDDGVWFLKNKNGKFIAKRLNIPLSESSTPIAFALGDVNKDGFIDIFVCNYFPLQEKKRQRVFNEKNYGASSLLLLNKGNVTFYDATREYGLDYIHNTFQAVMADLNEDGWLDLVVAYDTGETRIYKNREGTFFDPMPNPLSGRYAYPKGIAVGDFNNDTRIDLFFSNTGSTIPKSIARGDLEDDQELVVHWLLYRNEGDFNFTDISEEAKVSDFEFAWGCVFEDFNLDGLQDLAVAENSINFAPHKAFKLPCRLLLQRSDGTFSAVEEQAGVVNKNYTLTPLTSDFNDDGYPDLVYINLDGPVRAFLNEGGSHNYLKVKILETSANAGTKATVYLKNGMTLSDMYIIGEGLTGDQSNTMTFGLGDETDVNALVIKYPSGQRDTLLSPEINHTYFFPASEFSILD from the coding sequence ATGAAAAAATCAATTAAAGGCCTTGGTCTTCTGGTGATTTTGGGGCTGAGCAGTGTCGGTTATTTCTTTTATTACGATACGAGGGATCCGTATGTAAAGGACGTTGACCACAATGTGCCGGAGGATTTGATCCCCACTTTCAAGGAAATTCCGTTCAATTTTTTTCACAGCTTTGATCATAAAAAATCCCTGCCGCTGCTCGGAAGTTGCCTGATTGATATTGACGAGGATGGTACCGATGAGGTTTTTATAGGGGGCGGTTCCGAACAAAGTGATGTCCTATTTAAGTACAGTAACGGATATTTCGAAGACATCTCCGATTTGGTCAATCTTCCCGAAAAATCAACTGCCGTAACCCTGGGAGCCGTTTCATTTGATATGGATGATGATGGGTTTAATGATCTGTTGCTTGCCCGGGATGACGGAGTCTGGTTTTTGAAGAATAAAAACGGGAAATTTATCGCCAAGCGACTCAACATTCCACTCAGTGAAAGTTCGACCCCTATTGCTTTTGCCCTGGGAGATGTCAATAAAGACGGATTCATCGATATTTTTGTGTGCAATTATTTTCCACTCCAAGAGAAAAAAAGACAAAGGGTTTTCAACGAAAAAAATTATGGTGCTTCCAGTTTGCTGCTATTAAACAAGGGCAATGTCACCTTTTACGATGCCACCCGGGAGTACGGCCTGGATTACATTCACAATACCTTCCAGGCGGTGATGGCCGACCTCAACGAAGATGGATGGCTGGACCTCGTGGTGGCCTACGACACCGGAGAAACCAGGATATACAAAAACCGCGAAGGCACCTTTTTTGACCCTATGCCCAATCCGCTCTCAGGCAGATATGCTTATCCCAAGGGCATTGCAGTCGGAGATTTTAACAATGATACCAGGATCGACCTCTTTTTTTCCAATACGGGCTCTACGATTCCTAAATCGATTGCCCGGGGAGATCTTGAAGACGACCAGGAACTCGTAGTTCACTGGCTATTATACCGGAACGAAGGAGATTTCAATTTCACGGATATTTCCGAAGAAGCCAAAGTATCTGATTTTGAATTTGCCTGGGGTTGTGTGTTTGAAGATTTTAACCTCGATGGTCTGCAGGATCTGGCTGTAGCCGAAAACTCCATCAACTTTGCCCCGCATAAAGCCTTTAAACTGCCTTGTCGGCTACTGCTCCAGAGAAGCGACGGCACTTTTTCCGCCGTGGAAGAACAGGCCGGGGTAGTCAACAAGAATTATACCCTCACTCCGCTCACCAGTGATTTCAATGACGACGGTTATCCTGACCTTGTTTACATCAACCTCGATGGCCCCGTCAGGGCTTTCCTCAACGAGGGCGGTTCACATAATTACCTCAAGGTCAAAATACTCGAAACCAGCGCCAATGCAGGCACCAAGGCCACCGTTTATCTCAAAAACGGGATGACTCTTTCCGACATGTACATCATCGGCGAAGGCCTCACCGGCGACCAGAGCAACACCATGACCTTCGGCCTGGGCGACGAAACAGACGTCAATGCGCTCGTCATCAAATATCCTTCCGGTCAGCGTGATACTTTATTAAGTCCCGAAATCAACCACACCTATTTCTTTCCGGCAAGTGAGTTTTCTATTTTGGATTAG
- a CDS encoding T9SS type A sorting domain-containing protein, translating into MKTSYRKIFLSILFALFIFMDMFGQDNTYHPTLAAGKKWVMTIWGEIGVTVQETCDTVEVNGKFYTVLKQLSQYGGCGEVNYVREDTTERKLYYLPELDGSQEEVLFIDYTLEVGDTAFVYHNWINPVVTSVHYSQFNGVLAKIIALSCACDGWIEGYGQANSGPVPRCTEGWAEPLYVEMLDCDEILGIEEEAASEALRIFPNPVSDQLNITFGKEDKSFPLELECHSLTGQLLFKQSIISANTSINIEELPNGLLILLFKGNEKTIVKKIIHNKP; encoded by the coding sequence ATGAAAACATCCTATCGTAAAATATTCTTATCGATTCTTTTTGCCCTTTTTATTTTCATGGACATGTTTGGCCAGGACAACACCTATCACCCTACTTTAGCAGCCGGGAAAAAATGGGTTATGACCATTTGGGGTGAAATAGGCGTTACCGTACAGGAAACGTGTGATACGGTTGAGGTAAATGGAAAATTTTATACAGTTTTAAAACAGTTATCTCAATATGGAGGTTGTGGAGAAGTTAATTACGTTCGGGAGGATACTACGGAACGAAAACTTTACTATTTACCGGAACTTGATGGTAGCCAGGAAGAGGTCCTGTTTATCGATTATACCCTTGAAGTGGGGGATACAGCCTTTGTGTATCACAATTGGATAAATCCTGTAGTAACTTCGGTGCACTACTCACAATTCAATGGGGTACTGGCTAAGATCATTGCGCTTTCGTGTGCCTGTGATGGTTGGATCGAAGGCTATGGTCAGGCTAACTCAGGGCCTGTTCCAAGATGCACTGAAGGATGGGCAGAACCTTTATATGTTGAAATGCTAGACTGTGATGAAATTCTGGGAATAGAAGAGGAGGCAGCATCTGAAGCTTTAAGAATTTTTCCCAATCCGGTAAGCGATCAATTAAATATTACTTTTGGGAAAGAGGATAAATCTTTTCCTCTTGAGCTGGAATGCCATTCCTTAACAGGTCAATTATTGTTTAAGCAATCGATAATTTCCGCCAATACTTCCATAAATATAGAAGAACTCCCAAATGGTTTGTTGATCCTGCTGTTTAAAGGAAATGAAAAGACAATTGTCAAAAAGATAATCCATAATAAGCCTTGA